One Pseudomonas abieticivorans genomic region harbors:
- a CDS encoding sugar phosphate isomerase/epimerase family protein, with protein sequence MKALGVAHLTALELDPFALVRQAAGAGFRSVGLRLHPAMAGGLAYPLSAGSEQVTRLKALLREEGVRVGDVEFVQLTPTVQVAEYAGLLEVAAELGAGSLTVSGDDSDFNRLTDHFAAMCQLAAGVQVRVDLEFMRWRAVGNLQQALQIVSGAGQANGAILLDALHLFRSGGDAQAVAQVDRRWLAAAQLCDAPLQSPPESGIITEAREGRLAPGAGQLPLAALLAALPEAVQLSVEMPMPGLPVAQRLALAYRSTVACVAER encoded by the coding sequence TTGAAAGCCCTGGGCGTCGCCCACCTCACGGCGCTTGAACTGGACCCGTTCGCCCTGGTGCGCCAGGCGGCCGGGGCCGGCTTTCGGTCGGTGGGCTTGCGCCTGCACCCGGCCATGGCTGGTGGGCTGGCATACCCGTTGAGTGCAGGCAGCGAGCAGGTCACGCGCCTCAAAGCCTTGCTGCGCGAAGAGGGCGTACGGGTGGGCGACGTGGAGTTCGTGCAATTGACCCCCACCGTGCAGGTGGCCGAATACGCTGGCCTGCTGGAGGTCGCGGCAGAGCTGGGTGCGGGCAGCCTGACCGTGTCGGGGGATGACAGCGACTTCAATCGCCTGACCGATCATTTTGCCGCAATGTGCCAACTGGCAGCCGGTGTCCAGGTGCGCGTGGACCTGGAATTCATGCGTTGGCGCGCCGTGGGCAACCTGCAACAGGCGTTGCAGATCGTCAGCGGGGCAGGGCAGGCCAATGGTGCGATTCTGCTGGATGCCTTGCACCTTTTCCGCAGCGGTGGCGATGCCCAGGCCGTGGCGCAGGTCGATCGGCGCTGGCTGGCCGCTGCGCAGTTGTGCGACGCGCCGCTGCAGTCGCCGCCTGAAAGCGGCATCATCACCGAGGCCCGCGAAGGCCGCCTGGCACCCGGCGCCGGGCAACTGCCCTTGGCGGCCTTGCTGGCGGCGTTGCCCGAGGCGGTCCAATTGAGCGTTGAGATGCCCATGCCGGGCCTGCCAGTGGCACAGCGGTTGGCCCTGGCCTATCGATCAACCGTGGCCTGCGTCGCCGAACGTTGA
- the fdnG gene encoding formate dehydrogenase-N subunit alpha: MDLNRRQFFKVAAIGLGGSSLGALGMAPAPAYAEQIRHFKLTHTRETRNTCPYCSVGCGLIMYSQGDGAKNVAQSIIHIEGDADHPVNRGTLCPKGAGLLDFIHSPSRLQYPQVRKPGSTQWTRISWDQALDRVAELMKADRDANFVEKNAQGQTVNRWLTTGFLAASAASNEAGYLTHKVIRNLGMLGFDNQARVUHGPTVASLAPTYGRGAMTNTWTDIANANLILVMGGNAAEAHPCGFKWVTEAKAHNQARLIVVDPRFTRTASVADYYAPIRTGSDIAFMGGLINYLLTEDKIQHEYVRAYTDVSFIVKAGFGFEDGLFTGYDAAKRSYTDKSSWGYELGEDGYAKVDPTLQDPRCVYQLMKQHYSRYTLALSSQICGMPVDAMEKIWAEIATCAAPGKTMTMLYALGWTQHSTGSQIIRSAAMVQLLLGNVGMPGGGVNALRGHSNIQGLTDLGLLSNALPGYLTLAQDGEQDYDAYIAKRALKPLRPGQLSYWQNYGKFHVSLMKAWYGGNATADNHWGYDWLPKLDIPNYDILKMFDLMGQGKVNGYMCQGFNPIAALPDKNRVMAALAKLKWLVVMDPLATETSEFWRNVGPYNDVDSAGIQTEVIRLPTTCFAEEDGSLVNSSRWLQWHWKGADGPGEARTDVAIMSGLFHRLRTLYQTKGGAWAEPILKLDWPYKIADEPSPEELAKEVNGYATADLTDATGAAIKGGQQLSGFAQLKDDGSTASGCWIFCGSWTEQGNQMARRDNSDPYGMKQHLGWAWAWPMNRRILYNRASADPQGKPWAPNKRLVWWSGKSWGGTDVPDYKADVPPEAGMNPFIMNPEGVARFFAVDKMNEGPFPEHYEPFETPIGINPLHPNNKKATSNPAARIFDSVWDSLGQAKDYPYAATSYRLTEHFHFWSKHCRLNAIAQPEQFVEIGEVLAKEKGIVAGDRVRVSSKRGFIEAVAVVTKRIRPLQVNGQVVHHVGIPLHWGFTGTTRHGYLTNTLVPFLGDGNSQTPESKSFLVNVEKV; encoded by the coding sequence ATGGACCTCAACCGTCGTCAGTTCTTCAAGGTCGCCGCGATCGGCCTTGGGGGCTCGAGCCTGGGGGCGTTGGGCATGGCCCCGGCGCCTGCCTATGCCGAGCAGATACGCCACTTCAAACTCACCCACACCCGCGAAACCCGCAACACCTGCCCGTACTGCTCGGTGGGTTGCGGGCTGATCATGTACAGCCAGGGCGATGGGGCGAAAAACGTCGCCCAGTCGATCATCCACATCGAGGGCGACGCCGACCACCCGGTCAACCGTGGCACCCTGTGCCCCAAAGGTGCGGGCCTCTTGGACTTCATCCATAGCCCCAGCCGCCTGCAATACCCGCAGGTGCGCAAGCCCGGCAGCACGCAGTGGACCCGCATCAGTTGGGACCAGGCCCTGGACCGCGTGGCCGAGTTGATGAAAGCCGACCGCGACGCCAACTTCGTCGAGAAAAATGCCCAGGGCCAAACGGTGAACCGCTGGTTGACCACCGGTTTCCTCGCGGCTTCGGCGGCCTCCAACGAAGCCGGCTACCTGACCCACAAGGTCATTCGCAATTTGGGCATGCTGGGGTTCGATAACCAGGCGCGTGTCTGACACGGCCCGACGGTGGCAAGTCTTGCCCCGACGTACGGCCGTGGTGCCATGACCAATACCTGGACCGATATCGCCAACGCGAATCTGATCCTGGTGATGGGCGGCAACGCCGCGGAAGCACACCCCTGCGGCTTCAAGTGGGTGACCGAGGCCAAGGCGCACAACCAGGCCCGGCTGATCGTGGTGGACCCCAGGTTTACCCGTACCGCCTCGGTGGCCGACTACTACGCGCCGATTCGCACCGGCAGCGACATCGCCTTCATGGGCGGGTTGATCAATTACCTGCTGACCGAGGACAAAATCCAGCACGAATACGTGCGGGCCTACACCGACGTGTCCTTTATCGTCAAAGCCGGGTTTGGTTTCGAGGACGGTCTGTTCACCGGCTACGACGCGGCCAAGCGCAGCTACACCGACAAGTCCAGCTGGGGTTATGAGTTGGGTGAAGACGGCTACGCCAAGGTCGACCCGACCCTGCAAGACCCGCGCTGCGTCTACCAACTGATGAAACAGCATTACAGCCGCTACACCCTGGCGCTTTCCAGCCAGATCTGTGGCATGCCGGTGGATGCCATGGAAAAGATCTGGGCAGAAATCGCCACCTGCGCAGCGCCCGGCAAAACCATGACGATGCTCTACGCCCTGGGCTGGACCCAGCACTCCACCGGCTCGCAGATCATCCGCAGCGCAGCCATGGTGCAGTTGCTGCTGGGCAACGTGGGCATGCCCGGCGGGGGCGTCAATGCCTTGCGCGGGCACTCCAACATCCAGGGCCTGACTGACCTTGGGCTGTTGTCCAATGCGTTGCCGGGCTACCTGACCCTGGCGCAGGACGGCGAACAGGACTACGACGCCTACATCGCCAAGCGGGCGCTGAAACCGTTGCGCCCCGGCCAGCTCTCGTACTGGCAGAACTACGGCAAGTTCCACGTCAGCCTGATGAAAGCCTGGTACGGCGGCAATGCCACGGCAGACAACCATTGGGGCTATGACTGGCTGCCCAAGCTGGACATCCCCAACTACGACATCCTGAAAATGTTCGACCTGATGGGCCAGGGCAAGGTGAACGGGTATATGTGCCAAGGCTTCAACCCGATCGCCGCGCTGCCCGACAAGAACCGGGTGATGGCCGCATTGGCCAAGCTCAAGTGGCTGGTGGTAATGGACCCGCTGGCCACCGAAACCTCGGAGTTCTGGCGCAACGTGGGGCCCTACAACGACGTTGACAGTGCCGGTATCCAGACCGAAGTGATCCGCCTGCCCACCACCTGCTTTGCCGAAGAGGACGGCTCGCTGGTCAACAGCAGCCGCTGGCTGCAATGGCACTGGAAAGGTGCCGATGGCCCAGGCGAGGCGCGCACCGACGTGGCGATCATGAGTGGCTTGTTCCATCGCCTGCGCACCCTGTACCAGACCAAGGGCGGTGCCTGGGCCGAGCCGATTCTCAAGCTGGACTGGCCATACAAGATCGCCGATGAACCCTCGCCCGAGGAGCTGGCCAAGGAGGTCAATGGCTATGCGACGGCCGACCTCACCGATGCCACGGGCGCGGCCATCAAGGGCGGCCAGCAGTTGTCCGGCTTCGCCCAGCTCAAGGACGACGGCAGCACCGCGTCCGGGTGCTGGATTTTCTGCGGCAGTTGGACCGAGCAAGGCAACCAGATGGCCCGGCGCGACAACAGCGACCCCTACGGCATGAAGCAGCACCTGGGCTGGGCGTGGGCCTGGCCGATGAACCGGCGCATCCTGTACAACCGCGCTTCGGCCGACCCGCAAGGCAAACCCTGGGCGCCGAACAAACGCCTGGTGTGGTGGAGCGGCAAGAGCTGGGGCGGCACCGACGTGCCCGACTACAAGGCCGATGTACCGCCTGAGGCGGGCATGAACCCGTTCATCATGAACCCCGAAGGGGTGGCGCGCTTCTTTGCCGTCGACAAGATGAACGAGGGGCCATTCCCCGAGCATTACGAGCCCTTCGAGACGCCGATCGGCATCAACCCGCTGCACCCCAACAACAAGAAGGCCACCAGCAACCCGGCCGCGCGCATCTTCGATTCGGTGTGGGACAGCCTGGGCCAAGCCAAGGACTACCCCTACGCGGCCACCAGCTACCGGCTTACCGAGCACTTCCACTTCTGGAGCAAGCATTGTCGGCTCAACGCCATTGCCCAGCCCGAGCAGTTCGTGGAGATCGGCGAGGTACTGGCCAAAGAGAAAGGCATCGTCGCCGGTGACCGCGTGCGGGTCAGCTCCAAGCGCGGGTTCATCGAGGCGGTCGCCGTGGTCACCAAGCGGATCCGGCCGTTGCAGGTCAACGGCCAGGTGGTGCACCACGTCGGTATACCGCTGCACTGGGGCTTTACCGGTACCACCCGGCACGGTTACCTGACCAACACCCTGGTGCCGTTCCTGGGCGACGGTAATTCCCAAACCCCGGAATCCAAGTCCTTTTTGGTCAACGTGGAGAAAGTCTGA
- a CDS encoding SDR family NAD(P)-dependent oxidoreductase translates to MSHYLEGQTAIITGGMRGIGLGIAKRMHRAGARIVIWDLNVDQWDEAAAGFAPALRQAVNVASLESVETAFAAALEQLGQVDILVNNAGINGPVRASWEYPVEAWDQVLAIDLTGVFYCCRTVIPHMRERKYGRIVNIASMAGKDGVQYISAYSAAKAGVIAFTKSAAKELAQDGVLLNCIAPAMAETALMAEMTPEHIVASKAKIPMGRFLQIEEIANMATWIAGPECSFTTGFVFDLSGGRATY, encoded by the coding sequence ATGTCTCACTACCTCGAAGGCCAGACGGCCATTATCACCGGCGGCATGCGCGGCATCGGCCTGGGCATCGCCAAGCGCATGCACCGCGCCGGCGCCCGGATCGTGATCTGGGACCTTAACGTCGACCAATGGGACGAGGCCGCCGCAGGCTTTGCCCCGGCCCTGCGCCAGGCAGTCAACGTGGCTTCGCTGGAGTCGGTCGAGACGGCCTTTGCAGCGGCGCTGGAACAACTGGGCCAGGTCGACATTCTGGTCAACAACGCCGGTATCAATGGCCCGGTGCGCGCCTCCTGGGAGTACCCCGTGGAGGCCTGGGACCAGGTGTTGGCCATCGACCTGACCGGCGTGTTCTATTGCTGCCGCACCGTGATCCCGCACATGCGCGAGCGCAAGTACGGGCGCATCGTCAATATCGCCTCCATGGCGGGCAAGGATGGCGTGCAGTACATCAGCGCCTACTCGGCGGCCAAGGCCGGGGTGATTGCCTTTACCAAGTCGGCCGCCAAGGAGCTGGCCCAAGACGGCGTACTGCTCAACTGCATCGCGCCGGCCATGGCCGAAACCGCGCTGATGGCGGAAATGACCCCGGAACACATCGTGGCCAGCAAGGCCAAGATCCCCATGGGGCGGTTTTTGCAAATCGAGGAAATCGCCAACATGGCCACCTGGATCGCCGGGCCCGAATGCAGCTTTACCACAGGCTTTGTGTTCGACCTGAGCGGCGGGCGGGCGACCTATTGA